The following proteins come from a genomic window of Aspergillus oryzae RIB40 DNA, chromosome 4:
- a CDS encoding putative MFS transporter (permease of the major facilitator superfamily) has product MPVPKLDLQQSSRLRSISTSSNSPVPTPALTPTHQRTFSHSNSKNRNARHTRTTSWTSGHDGGEPSPLDFPAQQRRRRESNISLADLSEGSSDRYGDDSDDRMALRNTSFEQSGHARNRSQSHAQASFMQPQQFSADPPPRPGPVTWMTLPRKKQLALLGLCRVFDFLQIASLQAYMFYQLKSFDEGLSDADVSTQAGILQGAFTAAQFATAIPWGRVADAEWGGRKFVLLVGLLGTAVSCLGVAFATSFAQAVFWRSFGGAINGTVGIIRTMIAENVKEKKYHSRAFLILPIGFNIASLFGPVMGGMLADPVRSYPALFGPNSSFGGANGVQWLERYPYALPMLANAVFLSFAAFCVGIGLEETLEACKGKPGLGVFTARIFARGIRAVVPSSSPLYQRLPFADYDEEGPLLSNRRDPTESYELEEKAAKPRHKRTLPFHRLWTKNVLCTLLAQAFFDFQMGAFNNLWLLFLSSPRYDSNDPAAPAQRLPFIFTGGLGMLPQSVGFATAILGVIGMLLQFTVYPAINSRLGTAKSYQYFLTLFPLAYAFAPYIALAPSSAPPPGQANGPWVWFSIIVVLFLQVTARTFTLPTSIILLNNCSPHPSVLGTIHGIGQSVSSAFRTIGPIFSGSWYGYGLEIGTVGFAWWLIALVSVFGCVAAIFVYEGSGHEIILPGEEDEFNDRH; this is encoded by the exons ATGCCTGTTCCAAAGCTTGACCTACAACAAAGTAGTCGCCTGAGATCTATCTCAACGTCGAGCAACTCTCCCGTTCCCACCCCCGCGTTGACGCCGACACATCAACGCACTTTTTCACACTCTAACTCCAAAAATCGGAATGCCCGTCATACCCGGACCACTTCTTGGACATCCGGTCACGACGGAGGTGAACCCTCTCCGCTAGATTTCCCTGCCCAGCAGCGTCGTCGTCGCGAGTCCAATATCTCCCTCGCCGACCTTTCCGAGGGCTCATCGGACCGATACGGCGACGACTCCGACGATAGGATGGCTCTGAGAAACACCTCCTTTGAGCAATCTGGCCATGCCCGCAACCGTTCACAGAGCCACGCCCAGGCCTCCTTCATGCAACCGCAACAGTTTTCCGCCGACCCGCCTCCGCGTCCAGGGCCCGTCACTTGGATGACCCTGCCGCGGAAGAAGCAATTAGCATTGTTAGGGTTATGTCGTGTATTTGATTTTTTGCAGATTGCCTCGTTGCAGGCGTACATGTTCTACCAGCTCAAGTCCTTTGACGAGGGCCTTTCTGACGCAGATGTGTCTACCCAGGCCGGTATCCTCCAAGGTGCCTTTACCGCCGCCCAGTTCGCCACGGCGATTCCCTGGGGTCGCGTGGCGGATGCTGAATGGGGTGGACGGAAGTTCGTCCTTTTAGTTGGTCTTTTGGGGACGGCGGTGTCGTGTCTGGGTGTCGCCTTTGCTACGTCGTTCGCGCAGGCCGTGTTCTGGCGTTCATTCGGCGGTGCCATCAATGGTACGGTGGGTATTATTCGGACCATGATTGCGGAGAacgtcaaggagaagaaatatcatTCTCGCGCGTTTCTGATTTTACCGATTGGATTTAACATTGCTTCTTTGTTCGGACCTG TTATGGGTGGTATGCTCGCCGATCCGGTGCGCAGTTATCCTGCGTTGTTCGGCCCTAACTCTTCTTTTGGCGGAGCGAATGGTGTACAATGGCTCGAGCGCTATCCTTATGCACTGCCGATGTTGGCCAATGctgttttcctctcttttgcTGCGTTCTGTGTTGGTATCGGCTTGGAAGAG ACATTGGAAGCGTGCAAAGGCAAACCAGGCTTGGGTGTTTTCACCGCGAGGATCTTCGCCCGCGGTATCCGTGCTGTcgttccttcttcgtccccGTTGTACCAGCGTCTGCCTTTCGCCGATTACGACGAGGAAGGCCCTCTATTGAGCAATCGCCGCGATCCTACCGAGAGCTACgaactggaagagaaggcggcCAAGCCGCGCCACAAGCGCACGTTGCCTTTCCACAGACTGTGGACGAAGAACGTGCTGTGTACGCTTTTGGCGCAggccttcttcgatttccAGATGGG TGCATTCAACAACCTCTGGCTGCTCTTCCTGTCGTCTCCCCGTTATGATTCCAATGACCCCGCCGCCCCTGCTCAGAGGCTGCCATTCATCTTCACTGGAGGACTGGGTATGTTGCCTCAGAGCGTCGGATTTGCCACGGCTATTCTGGGTGTCATCGGCATGCTCCTCCAGTTCACGGTGTATCCCGCAATCAACAGTCGCCTGGGAACGGCCAAGAGTTATCAGTACTTCTTGACGTTGTTCCCCCTGGCTTATGCGTTTGCCCCGTATATCGCACTTGCCCCGTCCAGCGCACCACCCCCGGGACAGGCCAACGGGCCGTGGGTGTGGTTTTCCATCATTGTTGTCCTTTTCCTGCAAGTCACGGCCCGTACCTTTACGCTACCGACCTCGATCATCTTGCTGAACAACTGCTCGCCACATCCTTCGGTGCTGGGCACCATCCACGGGATCGGCCAGTCGGTGTCCTCCGCCTTCCGTACCATTGGGCCCATCTTTTCCGGGTCGTGGTACGGATACGGTCTAGAGATCGGCACGGTCGGGTTCGCCTGGTGGCTGATCGCCCTGGTGTCCGTGTTCGGATGCGTTGCGGCCATCTTCGTGTACGAGGGATCCGGCCATGAGATTATCCTCCCCGGagaggaggacgagttcAATGACCGTCATTAA